In the genome of Primulina eburnea isolate SZY01 chromosome 13, ASM2296580v1, whole genome shotgun sequence, the window TAATCAACAGGAAAAATTATTGTAATTATAGTTCAACTATTTTAGATATCTAAAAAATTGTCGGATCATTATAGAATCGATCTCTTGCCACGTTAATAAAAGTTATAGCTGGTAACGGTGTAACTCTAAACTATTTAAATTATTCAATGGTCTAATCGTCACGTTTCGAGAAGGACAATTAATGAGAATTGAACGTGTGATCTTGACTCTGCTATCAATTGTATGACTGGGCACCAGccagtttaaaaaattataactgATGATAAACGGTTAAATTATAATATCGTTAAATCGTACAACAGTCAAATGCTATGTTTCGATTGTTATTCTAACATTGACAAGTATCGCTCACCGACAACCATGATACTAAAAGCTCGTATAGATAATTATAGATATATAACATTCACAGAATTTGATCAATGTGCTACTAGTTAAGCATATCCCTAGAACCGACCTCATTTTAAGCCCCAAATTAAATGGCTTGTCTAGACTGTTAGTGCACTGTCACATAAAAGTAATATTGAAACCTAAACTCCATCGACCAAATTAAAGCACTATCCGACTGAATGTAGTGCTCTTGTTTGTCAATTAAAATACTATATATATAGTTATCAATTATCTTTAATCAGTAATGCCAAATATGTCGCTGTTAGCTGGAAGAGACATCAGAACAATATTCAAATTAAAGATACACAGCTGATTACTTGAAATTTATCAGAGACCAAGTTTCAAGTTTGAGACGAGGTTTTAAGTTCGAGACTTAATTATAACATGCTCCTCTCCCAaccaaaaaacaaaattaaagaTACACACGAACATAAATCTAAATTTGTTAACTTTCAATTATATATCATAAGCACTGTATTGATAAAAACAAGTTTTGAGTATATATAAATtcgttttaaaattatatacaaaaaattgttttaacaatatatatatatgtatattttaaaaattcccTAATAGTGAATTAACATGAGTGCGAAATAAAGGAATACAATTTGTTTTCCATTTAACAAGATTAGGAGAAACGGAATATCCAAATTCCAATCTGAGGTCAGGTTGAATGAAAGGAAGGTCGTGAATATTGCTTTTAAAGTgacaaattttatatttattcacCTTTTTTTTACCTAAAATTATGTCCTTACTAAATATACAATATATTATATCAtagattattaattattaaaagcaTGCATTATCGAATATCATATTTAACTAACATACACGTGTTAAAATTGCTGAATGAAAAATGTATAAGATCTTCTAAATAATTAGGGTCtccttaatttattttttaacattttaatttACAGTAACTCTTTTATAAAGAACCTTTAAGTACTATCTTTATCAAAGAAATTACcaaattcaattctgaacttgTTAATAAATTCGATCCAGAAATAAATATTCACTAATATTGTTATAAACATAATAAGTAAATCAACAATCACGTAAAATTTTcttgatataattaaattaatatattttaaaagacaCATGATCATTTATATaatcttttctttaaaaaaaaggtGGGGGGTGGTTCcatgtaaacatttaaaacaattTCTCCTGGCAATGGATTTTACATCGTGCATTTTTTCCGCATAGACCCACCaccaaattattaatttaaataaataaagtaaGAAAGAAAGCCAAGTGGAGCCAATAAAATTGTTATTTAGTAATATAAAAAAGTACACTTACGTTTCAAATTAGTGTGTCAGCATCGATACAGCTTTCCTGAAAGTGAATACAGCTTCATCCCAACTAGTTTGGTTATATGAAAACGACATTGCCCACTTAGTTATCAATCCCTGCTCAatgaatccaatcaaatcacgcttctcttgctcctccctcaccacatcacaCCTGTAAACGaatcgagtcgagtcgagtttatcgttaaaattttgataatattttttatcgACCTATTTTccaattctttttttttattattattgttgtttcATTTTTATGGAGtgtaaacaacataatatatatagaaAATTGTGGAGATAAAATGATAGGGTGAAAGCATGGATATGGCTACAAATAGTGATGGAGTATATGTATGGACTAAATTAATATAATACTCGACTCTAatccaataaaaataataatcaaattttgtttttaccttttaaggaaaaaaaaagtaataataaatacataaataaatgTTTGAGTACAATATTTAAAAGTGCCAATTTTCTTGTTAAAATTCCTATATGTACACATGCAATGTACATCTCTCTCGAAATGCAAGTTTCGTATGAAACGACTTCGAAAATTTAAATGAAACTTAGAAGTTATCATAAAAGTTTTAATTTTGATTTCAGTTTTCGTTTTTTGCCCTACTTTTGATTGTATCcggatattattaaaaatatattttgggcaACAAATTCTTTTTTCGCAAACAtcccattttaaaaaaataaaaaatgatcaAAAGAagatttcttaaaaaaaaacattcatTCCGAGCTAAAAATGTTCGCTAGAAACTGCATTTTTTTTTACGAACATGCACACGACATTCTTGAAATTCACAACTACAATAAATACGATGACATTAATTAACTATGGAACCATgttgattaaaatattaatatttatcaCTGTTCAcatgtttttaattaaataaaaaatgaaatgtGGAGTTTtccatatatattatatagtagGCATCCTCATAGCTTCCCGTAACGAATCCCCCACCCTCTATAAATACATCACcatattcttcttcttcttcatcactaCACAACTCCCACCACCCCAAGAAAGCTCACACATTTCTTCTCTCCCCCCAACAAACTAAGCAATTACAATTATTAAGCAGAAACAAAGCTTAGGTTTTGCTTGCAAGCTAATCGGTTAGTGCTTTTACGATAGCTCTAaactcttttcttttttctcgtTAGAACTAACTAGCAAGTGCCCAATTTAAACGTTTAGTCGAAATCTTAATGGGTTTGGTTTGGCACATATATCATGCTCGGTGTTATCTGCAGTTGGTACACCGTGATATCAGTTGTATCATCAGCTTTGATAATTAGACGTCCATATCGATAGCCGTTTGTGGTTATCAGTAAATAAGTTATTGCGATTATGAGCAGTAGCAAGGAACAGTTCTGTCCGGTTAAGGTTTTCTTGATTCTTTGAACCTAatctttattatattttgaaGCTTGGATCCTGGTTTATTAATTAAAGCAATTTAAGACTCCTTGATCTATATATATCCATCTCTTCTCTTTTTTGAAAAAAAGCATAACGAATTGCAGGATTTCTGTGTTGCATGGAATTGTTAATTGAATCTGATATCTTATCTAATCCCATGTACATGTTTTAGTAAACATCCGCCGGAGTTGCAAGAAAGTTAAACTCTTGGTGGGATGGATAACGTGGCGGTTGCTCGCGCTTCCTTCTAAAAATTTCACGGAACATATTAGACAAATATGATAAGGTTTCGTggatatacacacacacacacacacacacacacacacacacacacatacatgtaACATCTATGACTATAATTTAAGGGGACATTTACATCTCAGAGAATTCTAATTTTCTAGCACGATTGAGTATCTCGTCGGATTTCGAAAAATAAGAAGAATGCAACAATTTGTATATAGTTGTCTTCTAAAATACTCTAAGAAGAAAGAAGTTCGAGTTGAATTTCTCTTCCTGTATTTCCTCGATATACGGAAAAAGTTAATATATTGATGAGCAATTCCAGCTTCACATGTCATCTGTGAGCAATTGTTTGTATCTTTCTAtccttatttttatttttatgatttctTAGTTTGGATCAAAActatatttaattctttaataaaATTACTGTTTACGTGTATCACAATTATCATCATGTTATATTAACAAACACATCGTCACACCAACAATTTAGCGAATAACGATCTAGCTGAAAAACCGCTTAAATTATGAGAAAAATCGTACAAAATTTTACAAGTAGAATCAACTTATTTTTGACCCGCTCCAGCAGATTTGACCTGGATAAATCCAATGGTAGCGACCTTGATGACATATATATGTTGAAATTTTGTTTCTGTTTTCAAACTAAATTGATAAATATTTGAATGCTTGATTATCAGGATCAAACGGGAGAGAAGACCATAATGCACCAAGAAGAATACACCCTTGACGGATCAGTTGATCGCAATGGAACGCCTGCGGTCCGAGCACAAACAGGATCATGGTGTGCTGGCTTTCTTATACTAGGTAAGCCAAAATTGCATCATGCTCTTCTATATGCTAAACTTGTAACTCTCTCTAAAAAACATTTCCCGGAAACCTTAATATATTTTGGTTTCTTATTGTTACACTTTGTTTCAGTGAATCAAGGCCTTGCCACACTTGCATTTTTCGGGGTTGGAGTCAATCTAGTGTTGTTCCTTACGAGAGTAATGGGCCAAGACAATGCTGAAGCTGCAAATAATGTTAGCAAATGGACAGGCACGGTTTACCTATTTTCCCTTCTGGGGGCGTTTCTTTCCGATTCCTACTGGGGACGATACAAAACTTGTGCCATTTTCCAAGTCATATTTGTGATTGTGAGTCCAAGTATCAAGTAATTTTGTTGTTACGAATAACAATTACTAGCATCATAGAAATTGGATATCAGTTGCTAAAACAGTGAAATGTGTTTGTTTAATGACAGGGTTTGGTATCTTTATCACTGACATCATACTTGTTCttggtcaaaccaaatggcTGTGGCGATGAAAAAACTCTGTGCGACTCACATTCTACGCTCCAACTTTCGCTCTTCTATGTATCGATTTACCTAATTGCCCTTGGAAACGGAGGGTACCAACCCACGATCGCAACATTTGGAGCCGATCAATTCGATGAAGAACATCCCAAAGAAGGCCACTCAAAAGTGGAGTTCTTTAGCTACTTCTACTTGGCCCTAAATCTCGGTTGCTTATTTTCAAACACAATCTTGGGTTATTATGAAGATAAAGGGATATGGGAAATAGGGTTTTGGGCATCTGCTGGATCTGCTACAGTTGCATTGATTTTGTTCCTGATTGGGACTCCAAGATACAGACATTTCGTACCCAAAGGCAATCCTTTATCAAGATTTTGTCAAGTGATTGTTGCTGCATCAAGGAAATGGAAAATTCAGGTGCCTTATGATGATGAGTTATATGAAGTACAGGAAGCTGATCTTGCTGACAATGCAGGCAGAAAAATACTTCATACACAAGGATTCAAGTAAGTCGTCACACTAAATATTGACAGATCTTTGATCATCATCTCCCCCGATTAAGAATCGAGGATGTGATTATTTGCAAAATTGACTCTATTACCAACTCTTTTGCTCCTCTTCTTGCTGTAACCCAAAATAGATATCAGGATCTAACAGTTTTATGCTAGAGCTTGACTTCGACTCACAATTTCTAGAGCAGTCCAATTCCACTTGGgattgaatttttatatgaaCTTGAACTCGATTTGCTTGGGCTGGAAATCCATTACGCGTGTGTATTGAGAAGAGACTAAAATGCCATTTGCATCATATTAATCCTTAAGTTGAAATTGTTATTTATGAAAACAGGTGACCATGCTTCAACGGTAATGAAGATGaaaaacatgaacatgaaaatcAACTAAATTGCCTATTTGAGTAGCTTAAAATAACTTAGGTAGCGCTCCCATTTGGCTAGCAGCATGAGAGCTACTTCTAATTCAGATTTGCTTGCACCTATTACTCGTGTGGTAGATGAGTAGATCGAACTGAAGAAATCTGACTCTGTTCTTTTATGAgcctctcaaatttttctcattATATAGATGATCGATCACCTTCTCAAATCTTACCATTCTGTCATTACTCGCGCAGATTCTTGGACAGAGCAGCAGTCATGACACAAAGAGACTACACAGTTGAAAAGAAAACCAACACCCATAACCCATGGAATCTGTGCCCAATCACACAAGTGGAAGAAGTGAAATGTATATTAAGACTCCTCCCAGTCTGGTTATGCACAATACCATACTCGGTAGTCTTCACTCAAATGCAATCCATTTTCGTTGAACAAGGTGCCGCCATGAAAACAACCTTGGCAGACTTCCACATCCCTCCAGCCAGCATGTCCAGCTTTGACATCCTAAGTGTTGCAGCCTTCATTTTTATCAACAAGCGCCTCATTGAACCACTCGTGTCCAGGTACAGGAAGTCTGGCGGATTAACTGAGCTCCAGCGGATGGGGATTGGCTTGGTCATAGCCATTGCAGCAATGCTGTCTGCTGGATTAGTCGAGCATTTCAGGCTCAAATACTCACAAAAGGACTGCCCAAACTGTGCAAATTCCAGCAGTTTAAGCATATTCTGGCAGGTGCCTCAGTATGTTCTAATTGGAGCATCTGAAGTTTTTATGTACGTGGGGCAGCTCGAGTTCTTTAATGGGCAGGCACCAGATGGACTGAAGAGCTTTGGAAGTGCACTTAGCATGATGTCCATATCATTGGGGAATTATGTCAGTAGCTTGATTGTGACAATAGTTATCAAAATTTCAGCATCTGATGAAATGCCTGGATGGATTCCTAGAAACCTAAACAAGGGGCATTTGGACAGGTTTTATTACCTATTGGGGGCATTGACTGCAGCTGATCTTTTGTTGTACATTGTGTGTGCAAAGTGGTACAAGTACACAAGATTTGAAGACAGGAGCAATAAAGGGAAGGACAACGATGCTAGAATCTAGTCCATGTAGAAGAAACTTATGATATCCTTGTGTGGTTTTTCTACTTTTTACTGGGTTTTTTTTAATGAGGAATTAACATATGTATTAAGAATGGTAGCGAAAATAAGAAAGTATGGTTGTGGATGTGTGTATACTTGCAAGGATACTAGAGGAGTGGGCAAGATTGTTTCACTTCTCCAAGTTGAGCAACTGGGAAAACTAAAATATCCTCTGTATGTAAAGAAGATGaagtttatataaaaaataagctCTATATgcctattatcaaattcccctcggtttttattattttttcatgcCCTCCTGTATTTTTAGTTCATTTCACATCCTATTACATAGTTGGTATTTTCTTTTACACTAATCAGGTGTTTGTTAAGTGATTCATGAATAAAAGGTTTACAATTATTTACATTCTCTGATTGCACAATATAAACCAACAGCAACTTTACAAACAGAAATATAAAGTTGACGGAAACTGTAGTATACAGAGTGATGAAATCCATACAAAGAATGTCAATTTTCAGCA includes:
- the LOC140809030 gene encoding protein NRT1/ PTR FAMILY 7.3-like, which codes for MHQEEYTLDGSVDRNGTPAVRAQTGSWCAGFLILVNQGLATLAFFGVGVNLVLFLTRVMGQDNAEAANNVSKWTGTVYLFSLLGAFLSDSYWGRYKTCAIFQVIFVIGLVSLSLTSYLFLVKPNGCGDEKTLCDSHSTLQLSLFYVSIYLIALGNGGYQPTIATFGADQFDEEHPKEGHSKVEFFSYFYLALNLGCLFSNTILGYYEDKGIWEIGFWASAGSATVALILFLIGTPRYRHFVPKGNPLSRFCQVIVAASRKWKIQVPYDDELYEVQEADLADNAGRKILHTQGFKFLDRAAVMTQRDYTVEKKTNTHNPWNLCPITQVEEVKCILRLLPVWLCTIPYSVVFTQMQSIFVEQGAAMKTTLADFHIPPASMSSFDILSVAAFIFINKRLIEPLVSRYRKSGGLTELQRMGIGLVIAIAAMLSAGLVEHFRLKYSQKDCPNCANSSSLSIFWQVPQYVLIGASEVFMYVGQLEFFNGQAPDGLKSFGSALSMMSISLGNYVSSLIVTIVIKISASDEMPGWIPRNLNKGHLDRFYYLLGALTAADLLLYIVCAKWYKYTRFEDRSNKGKDNDARI